AGTgcccgcctgctgcgcctgctcggAGTTCAGCAGCTTCGACCGAGAGTCGACGGCAGTTGTCCGCTCCGCGGTgctggcgtctgcctccctccACGGGTGCGTGGTGGACAGCAGGGCCAGAAGAAAGAGCAGAGGGAAGCAAGGAAGAtgcaggcgagcgaagagaacTTGTCAAAGGGGAAGAAGCTGTGGAACCAGTTGTTGCTGTGCCGGTCTTCTCCTCTCGTTTTCCCACCACGGATGAGGCCTCTTTACCCCGCAGCCTCTTGCTGCTGTTTGCCAGCTCGcccagcgcgcccgcccgtCGGGCACTGtcgttctcttcgctccgccGGGACGCACTCGGCTGTCCTTCGCCAGCCTTCGTCTgcgagtcgcggcggctgcggtctCCTTTCTCCCTGCAGCGACCCACGGGGACAGGTACGGCGATAAAGAACGACTCACGCCGACCAAcgggagaaggcgacgaagaggagcaAGGCGACGTGCAGGGAAGCCACTGCCTGCCGGAGATGGGTGAACTCCCCACGGGGGACGGTGGCTTTGCCTGTGTTGTCCCCTGTTGCTCATCTCCGGTGGAcagtctcctcttctctaCTCGTTTatgcgctgcgcctgcatcgGCTGTCGCGGAGGTCGAAGGGTGCTCCGCCGGTTGCCCGtggcctgcgcgtcctcgctgtcgcccgtcgccgccttcccccAAAGCAGCGGCTCGCTCACTTAAGCCTggaagcgacagcggagaTGAGTGCCAAGACGCgcggggcgacgacggccgccTCCTGTCGCGCGTCCAGCCTGCGCGgtgaggcagcgccgccgactgCGAAGGACTCACTAGAGGAGGAGGCACCTGCAAGAGGGAGGGCGGtgtggcgcgcgccggaTGCAGCGCCCCGGTGCCTGACGACGAACGCGACGAGGCCAGAAACGAGCAGCGACTCGGAGCAGGAGACGGAAGCGAGCTGTCTGCGCCCAAACCCTCCTGCACTTTTCCTCCTGCCCCCGCCGATGCGCcgagctcgcctccgccggaaGGGTCAGAAGCGACCAGCGGAgccacgcgccgctctcccgTCGTATGCGGCGCTGCCACCGTCGCCGACAGACAAAACAGgggagatgaagaagaggcgcctgAGGGCGCGACTGAAGAAGCTGCACCACCCAGGCCGAAAGGCAGGAAAGCCGGCGCAGCCTGGCCTACGGGGAACGGAAGTTTCTCCTGTGTaccacgcagagacgcgtcgCCACGCGCCTGGTTTCGCGCATCCGTCGCTCCACGACAGCTTGCATTCGCCGGTGAGGAGGGTGGAGAGGCCGCCAACACAGAGATGGTCCCTGACTGGCTCTCCTCCTGCGTCCGCTTTGCGgagtctccgtcgctctctcttcgttcccGCTGTGAACGCCTACCATCCTTCTCCACGCGGCTTTGCAGCGCGGGCCCCCTGGACAGACGAAAATCCGAGCTCTCCGCCCGCTCAGCATCTACGCCATCCTCAAGCTGATCcacgtcgccgcgcagaacCCAGCCTGGCTCGCCAGCTGCACTCGGGTGACCGCCGCTCGACTTGGGCACCTGCAGCTCAGCCCTCAAGTCGGCGACGAAGCCGGCGTCGCGAGCCCTCTTCCGTtccccgctgtctctcctcgcagaCTCCCGAGGCGACGATGAACACGAGCCAGAtgagaaagaggaaggctGCGTCGGCTGCATCGCCTCAGTTGCTTTCCCGTGGGTGGAGGGGGGTAAGCCGCGTCGAGCTCTTGCGTCGCCGTTCAGTGGAGAAGTGGGCGCCCTTGCTCTCATCGTGGCCTCACCTTCTGGAGCACTCCGATCGCGCGACGGCTGCCGGCTGGTCAACGAAGAAGAGCCGTGGGTGCTGCGGTGCGCGCCTTCCACCATCGGGGGAACAGAAGACACATCACACGTcgtcggcgcgtcgctcacGTCCCCGTCGTCTTCCTTGTCGTCTGTGGCTTCACcgtctcgcgcagcttcgaGCGGTTCACTGGTGGTGCCTACCGGCTGAGCCACGAAGGAGCGTCCTGCCGCCAGTCGTCCTCTGTGGAAAGCAAGAATCCCAGGCGCACTCGCGGACTCTGGCTGCCGGCCAGTGGCTGCGACAGGTgaggatgaagaagaagagcctACACACGAAGCCGGATGCGTCCTTGCCGCAGACGACACacagacgcctccgccgtcgtggGATCCATTTTCCAGCGGGGAAGCGGCACCTGCTTCACTGTTCTGTTCTTGAGCCAATTCCGCTGTCTTTCCCTCCTCGACTGTGCTGTCTTCTTCACCAGAGCGAACTTCACCACTGCTGGTTCTACACGGCCCAGTAAAGAGGCGACCCGCGGAAACGCGACGAGAGGGGAAGACGGTGGAAGACAccgaggacggcggagaaaCAGGACGAGAGGCCGACTGCTCTTCTTCATCAAGAATGTGAACTGAAATCTGAGGACTCGCATGATCAAGACCGGACTGAGAGCTGGGCCCATGACGCGCTGCACACGTGTCTCTGGTCACGCCCTTCCCTTCTGAAACTTCCCCGCTCGCCAATCCTGGCCCTTGGCGCCAGGCAGGAGCCTGACTGTCTCCCACGCGGTTCGCCGCATCCTGAAGATGCTTTGCCGGCTCCACTGCCCGCGTCTGGAATAGCCCCGAGGTCGCTGCCGCCACAGGTCGTGCCTCCATTGCTGGCGACGTTGCCTCCGGCGCCAGCTCACTTCTCTCCTGCGTTTGGCttttcctttcttcgtcCATCGAACGAGAGCTTTCCTTGGCGTCGGTCTCCACCgggcttctctgcgccttttGGGGAGGCACAGCTCCCGCGAAGGTGCTAGATATTGCACTCTGCGAGGCAAGCGAACTCGCGTTCACGGTCTCTCCACGCCAAGGAGACTGACAGCGTTTCATCGGGGCCcagctctcttcttttcctccttcCCGGCCCGGATCCCCCAGAAGCTCCACGTACCTGTCTCTCAGCTCTGCTGCACTGGGCGTTTCTGCAGACTCTACACTTCTGCCACTTGTACCTGGAGGACCTGCCGCTCTCCCGGCAGCGGCCTTGGCCTCGGGCACCGCACTCGCAGGGCTTGACAcagcctgccgcgcctgcaggtctTCTGAGATGCTTCTCTGCCGTCTCTCGCCCGTTCTGCTTCCCTTCCCGCGCattccctcttcttccccttcctTCTGAGCTTTTGCCGTACGCCCATCTCCCCTTCCTTCAGTCACAGAGACGGCCTGCCTTTttccaggcgcctccgcagcatcTGGCATCCCAGAAagctcttctccctcctcgggcaccgccctcgccccccaggcacgcgcgccgtcccttcctccagcgcccgcgctggGCTCCACCCTGTCCCCACTCAGTCCGTTTTCTGCGGCCAAGCTTCCTCGGCAGGCGCTTTCACTGGGCGCTTCGCACAGACCCGAGTCAGGGCAGGACAGCCGATTCTGCGGACGCGGAAGGAAGgaaggcggacgacgcggagacgacacggaggcgcgaaggcatttctgcgaagaaggcggcaggGAGGCTGCCGACGCTCGCCTACTCCGCCGCCGGTATTTACTCGTACTCCTCCGCGAGATCGACATCATCGACCGCAGCTGTCCCTCCTCAGCTGCGGCGTAGCACACACCTCGAAGCTGGCGTAAGTCTCCCATAAAGGATGTTGACAAGGAATGCAAGGATGAAGAAACAACGGCTAGCTccgccgacgcagaaggcgcagcatCGCACACGGactgcgaggagagagagggggcggAAACAGCCTGAGGCCCCTGAGCGGCGACCAGTCCTGACGAGGCACGCGATCCATACGAAGAAGCGCCCGCTTTCGATGCGGCTGTGTGCCGCCTTCCAGTACTCGATTTGCCAGATTCAGAGACCCTTTCGTGCCCTCCTCCccgttcgcctccgcgcacaTTGTCGCCGTGGGG
The Besnoitia besnoiti strain Bb-Ger1 chromosome VIII, whole genome shotgun sequence genome window above contains:
- a CDS encoding hypothetical protein (encoded by transcript BESB_084340) → MMEDLFPSPCFLPPTPSSSSSQSAFPSASPSPILRSKEERASAAAGSHAAASGARVQYLSPSAASLLSGCSPPRTLLESVSSAPPSTQAVQLAGESNDAASTCAAPADGREKSFPHGFRDQGSGLPTREGLASEVVSDNPIAGSCSRGSDPGERHAPPGDGAHGVTQAQTGTGDVERGVEGVENSRVTGRTSPPRAETESGGGRTKLGSRQSGARPEKAPVGEPDEQQEQGSLAAKGLEEADLPPRASSLSEEPHGSAENEQRGNAFHTERRRALSAGRIAGGKDRSTPPFLLSSDASLRIREARSFFMNACRPSGVRRSSGAAIACSRNCGGAASSAAGPTGLKTSSGRSRSAGDCTRKAAQVEGMSAADADAPAAGNVRGIPPVSPVENLDGGTRHPLRAPVATSDQLTASELQKDPSLPSPERSRRPHGDNVRGGERGGGHERVSESGKSSTGRRHTAASKAGASSYGSRASSGLVAAQGPQAVSAPSLSSQSVCDAAPSASAELAVVSSSLHSLSTSFMGDLRQLRGVCYAAAEEGQLRSMMSISRRSTSKYRRRSRRASAASLPPSSQKCLRASVSSPRRPPSFLPRPQNRLSCPDSGLCEAPSESACRGSLAAENGLSGDRVEPSAGAGGRDGARAWGARAVPEEGEELSGMPDAAEAPGKRQAVSVTEGRGDGRTAKAQKEGEEEGMRGKGSRTGERRQRSISEDLQARQAVSSPASAVPEAKAAAGRAAGPPGTSGRSVESAETPSAAELRDRYVELLGDPGREGGKEESWAPMKRCQSPWRGETVNASSLASQSAISSTFAGAVPPQKAQRSPVETDAKESSRSMDEERKSQTQERSELAPEATSPAMEARPVAAATSGLFQTRAVEPAKHLQDAANRVGDSQAPAWRQGPGLASGEVSEGKGVTRDTCAARHGPSSQSGLDHASPQISVHILDEEEQSASRPVSPPSSVSSTVFPSRRVSAGRLFTGPCRTSSGEVRSGEEDSTVEEGKTAELAQEQNSEAGAASPLENGSHDGGGVCVSSAARTHPASCVGSSSSSSPVAATGRQPESASAPGILAFHRGRLAAGRSFVAQPVGTTSEPLEAARDGEATDDKEDDGDVSDAPTTCDVSSVPPMVEGAHRSTHGSSSLTSRQPSRDRSAPEGEATMRARAPTSPLNGDARARRGLPPSTHGKATEAMQPTQPSSFSSGSCSSSPRESARRDSGERKRARDAGFVADLRAELQVPKSSGGHPSAAGEPGWVLRGDVDQLEDGVDAERAESSDFRLSRGPALQSRVEKDGRRSQRERRESDGDSAKRTQEESQSGTISVLAASPPSSPANASCRGATDARNQARGDASLRGTQEKLPFPVGQAAPAFLPFGLGGAASSVAPSGASSSSPLFCLSATVAAPHTTGERRVAPLVASDPSGGGELGASAGAGGKVQEGLGADSSLPSPAPSRCSFLASSRSSSGTGALHPARATPPSLLQVPPPLVSPSQSAALPHRAGWTRDRRRPSSPRASWHSSPLSLPGLSERAAALGEGGDGRQRGRAGHGQPAEHPSTSATADAGAAHKRVEKRRLSTGDEQQGTTQAKPPSPVGSSPISGRQWLPCTSPCSSSSPSPVGRRESFFIAVPVPVGRCREKGDRSRRDSQTKAGEGQPSASRRSEENDSARRAGALGELANSSKRLRGKEASSVVGKREEKTGTATTGSTASSPLTSSLRSPASSLLPSALSSGPAVHHAPVEGGRRQHRGADNCRRLSVEAAELRAGAAGGHSDGGGAAQVSETRVSAVRSQCVPDRGGEERSETGCRRLEIEEESSSVSGQHRASTRAARTLPPRVPGDAGSSLPSPPSPSQAATVSPSASPLTRPSRKQPKSVSSLPMFTRGQAWLQGVLGECVGSLSLAKKVESVLATWKTKLADFAAVATARVVESLLDEETKADLAMALPPAFCELPNLASAQLGAKVIFCSGSRPSARLSAMRLLSQYPLTLDDERRYLRKEESHTAISEWNEGDASKDVCIIVRLASPAIVHGIELVLDQSGAGAVRTGEEKREGTLLDDAKMSLDVASLFGGADESCLLDGEAPSVWKSAVSLEPLLPNEERLVFALRTDGLPLTHLRVSLHLAARRQDRDVCAEAEGLAREVEGDTIFAGVRRIRVYGEVWGDSDDALERVEEGRVEVVSDVLKGAAIVAWDDASIPVGPPPKRRRKEEPEERAAGERRQEVLLSAFGVGEQAEEAETPKENQSTWRCVEMAVVRLSTRASLERVEVVYRAAGDEERGAASGETGGRASLQRIQAPPEAFHTEESKENNQHLPSITVELWDAEDSSLVSPAGEQY